The region AAGTGTGTGNNNNNGCAGCCCGGCTCAACCACCGGAGCCGGACCGACCGGAGCAACGGGTTCCGGACCCAGCGGCACCACGATGCCGACCGAAGCCAGCACGTCGCCGAACCAGTCTTCCTGCGGAGCGTTGACGCTGCTGTCGTCGAAATCGGCGCGGTAGGCGAGTTCGGTACGGATACCGACGCGGCCCAGGTCGCCCTGGATACCGACGCCGACCTTGGCGGCGAAGTTGCCGTCCTTACGGTCAGCCGGCGACAGCACCGACGGGATCAGGTATTCCTCTTCCGAACGCTGGTAGCCCAGGCCCATCAGCAGGTAGGGGTTCCAGTTGCGGCCGTCGGTGACGAAGTGGCGGCGCAGGTCCAGCGAGATGCCGTACTGGCTCCAGTTGGCGTCCTGGTTGTCGTCGAACTTCGGGTTCTGGTAGTTCAGCTCACCGTCGAGCGACCAGTTCTTGCTCAGGAACTTGCCCAGGCCGATCGCACCGAACGGAGCATTGCGGGTGCCGCGGTCGTTGTCCTGGATGTTCATGCCGGCAGCGCCGGTCAGGTACCAGCGGTCGTCGAAATCTTGCGCACTGGCCGCCTGCGAAAAGGCCAAGCCCGCCAGCAGTGCGGTGCTCAACATACGGATCTTCATATCTAACTCCTTCAGATCGATCGGAACGGGGGGTGATCGGGACTGTTTGATCGGGACAGTCTTATGCGGCGCTGACTCCTGTGACAGAGACACGCTCAGCACTGGCAGGGCCGGCGCCGCGGTCACTGGCGGGGGCGATCATACACTGTCAACGCGTTTGTTAATACCACTTAACGTAGTTCAGCCCAGTGAAGCCAGGTTCGTTAATTAACGTTTTCGGCAGCGGGTATGCCCGCCCTTGCGCGGATGCGCCGACGAACGGTCGGTGTTTAGAAACAAACTGAGCCGTCGGTCGGATTTTCCGCAACGGCCGGGCAGCGACGCCCGAATACAAAAAACGAAGCCCGGCACAAGGCCGGGCTTCGGATGTTGCAGTGCGGGTTCCGAAGAACCCGCGGGTATCGCTTAGTTCTGGACGTTCAGCTCGGTGCGACGGTTCTTCGCACGGCCTTCCGGATTGTCCGAACCGTCTTCGTTGGTGTTCGGAGCGATCGGACGGCTTTCGCCGTAACCCACCGGACCCACCAGACGGCCAGCGTCCACGCCATTGCTGGTCAGGTAGTCGTACGCAGCCTTCGCGCGACGCTCCGACAGCTTCTGGTTGTACGCATCGGTGCCCTTCGAGTCGGTGTGACCGGCAACCTCGACCTTCAGGTCGGGGTAACGCTTCAGGATCTCAGCCGCTTCGTTCAGGATCGCCACCGCGTCAGGACGCAGCGTGGCCTTGTCGAAGTCGAAGTTGACGCCCTTCAGNNNNNCACACACTTAATTAATTAAGTGTGTGNNNNNCGGCGGGGGCGCCGTCGGCCGGGGTTGCGGTCGCAGCGTCGGCGGTGGCCGGGGCGGCGGTGTCGGCCGGGGCCGCGGTTTCGGTCTTGGTGCAGGCGGCGAGTGCGAACAACGCGCTCAGCACCAGCGGATAGCGGGACAACGAAGCCAGACGCGAATTCATCAGGGAAATCTCCGCAATACGTTCAAAGGATGGTGGGCATCGGCGCCGGGCTTAAGCGCTCGGTCGCGATGCCGACAGGAGCGGCGTTCAGAATAACGGCCGCGGCAGGGAAGGGGGAGTGCAGGGTTCGGCCGGGATCCGGAAGGGGCGAGCCGCGATGGCTGATCGCGCCTCCCGAATCACCGCCGTAGTAGCGGTCAGCGCTTGCCAGCGCGCTCGCGCGCGACCAGATGATCGGCGACGCGCAGCATGTCGTCGAAGCCCTTCTGGGTGGTCACGCGGTACTTGCCGGCGACCACCAGCGACGGCGTGCCGTCGACGCCTGCGGCCATGATGAAGGCCTTGGCGCGCTCCATCGCCTTGGCGGTGGCCGGGCCGGTCATCGCCGCGGCGAAAGCCTGGCGGTCTGCGCCGTGCTGGGCGTAGAAGCCGGCGATCTCGTCGGTCGAGGCGTTCTGGATCGGCAGGCGGTGCTGCTCGTGCAGGGCGCTGAACATGGCCTCGTGGGTCTTGCCGAGCAGCTTCATCGACTGCGCGGTGTAGAAGGCCTGCGCATACGGGTTCCAGTAACCGCCGAACGGAGCGGCCAGCGGCACGAAGTTGACGTCGGCCGGCTGTTTGGCGCGCCAGGCGGCGACCTGCGGCTCGAAGTGGGCGCAGTGCGGGCAGGTGTAGCCGAACACCTCGACGACTTCCACCTTGCCCTTGACCGCGGCGAACGGCTTGCCGCCTTCGATCTCGACGTAGTCGACGCCGGCTTCCGGCGCCGGGCCCGCGGGCGCGGCCGTCTTGGGCGCGGCGAACGCGGCGAACGGAAGCACTGCGAGCAGGAACAGGGAGGCCAGGCGTGGATTCATCGGAAAGTCTCGTCGGTGGCGGAATGAACGGGCGTGAAGCTTGCGCCCTCCGGCGACGGCCGGCCGGGCATAAAAAACGCCGGCATCAAGGATAGCGGCCGGCGTCTTCAACAGGAGTATCGGTACGACCCCGGTGTGCGATAGAAGTTCCACTGCCGCGACGAGCGGTGACGGCGGTCACCTTCTGCGCGGCGCCGGTCGGTGAGGCGTCAACGAAAAACGCCGGCCTGTCGCCAGGCCGGCGTTTGTCTGCATCGCGTTGGCGCCAGGCTCAGCCGTGGGTGGGCTGGGCCGGTGCGGCCGCCGGAGCGGCCGGAGCCGCGGCCGGCGTTGCCGCCGGANNNNNCACACACTTAATTAATTAAGTGTGTGNNNNNCTGACGCCGCGAGCGAGAGCACCGCGGCCGCGCCGGCGCCCGCAGCGCACGTCCCGCAGCGGCGCACGCCGGTGGCGCTGCGCCTGGAGCAGACCATGGCCAACGGGGTGACGCCGTCGCGCACCGTGTTCGGCCTCTACCGCCACTTCGGCTGCTGGTGGATCCGCGGCGGCTGAGCGTTCCGGCCGACTCCGCACGGGCTTCCATACGCCGCTCGATTGGGCCTGAACCGGGCAGGCAGGGCACAATAGGGGTTTCCCCACCCACCACGGAAGCCGACGATGCAATACCCCGAATGGATCTGGCACAACGGTGCGATCAAGCGCTGGGCCGAAGCAACCACCCACGTCATGTCGCACGCGCTGCACTACGGTTCGTCCGTATTCGAGGGCATTCGCACCTACGACACGCCGCAGGGCCCGGTCATCTTCCGCCTCAACGACCACAACACGCGGTTGTTCG is a window of Lysobacter antibioticus DNA encoding:
- a CDS encoding thiol:disulfide interchange protein DsbA/DsbL; the encoded protein is MNPRLASLFLLAVLPFAAFAAPKTAAPAGPAPEAGVDYVEIEGGKPFAAVKGKVEVVEVFGYTCPHCAHFEPQVAAWRAKQPADVNFVPLAAPFGGYWNPYAQAFYTAQSMKLLGKTHEAMFSALHEQHRLPIQNASTDEIAGFYAQHGADRQAFAAAMTGPATAKAMERAKAFIMAAGVDGTPSLVVAGKYRVTTQKGFDDMLRVADHLVARERAGKR